The Pseudomonadota bacterium sequence CGTGACAACGGTGCTGGACGCAAGACGTAGGCTCTCCATGGGACCAACGAAGCTGTCTAGCATGAGCCGCCTGCTTCTCGTGGCATGCGGGCAAGAGACCATGGGCCTTGTGGTCGATCGTATCTTGCAAGTGTTCCGCCTGTCCGAGGACCAGGTCGAGCACTCAGCCAAGATAGGCAGTGACACAGCCGATCACATCGTCGGCGTCGGGCGGGCAGCCTCCCGTCCGTCGCCGCTGGGCACACAGGGACGGCGGCCGCTCGTCCAGGCACCCGACGAAGAGGACTTGTTGCTGCTCATTCTTCTTGATCCCGATTTGCTGATCAGAGATTAGACGGTGCCCGCAACCGAGAGGAAACCGGCAAAGGAAAGGAGTCTGGTGGGCTTCTATGTGGGTGAGGTTCATTACGCCATAGAGATCGCCTGTGTCAGCGAAATCATACGACCGATGGGAGTTGTCCGACTGCCGCAAGCCTCGCAGGAGATCCTCGGTGTCGTGGATCATCGCGGACACGTCGTTCCGATTGTCGATCTGCGGCGCCGGTTCGGCATGAGCTCGCCGGACGAGCTGCAGCGAGCGCACTGGATCGTGGTCAAGGTGCGCGAAGGGCTGGTCGGGCTGGCAGTCGACTCGGTCTCGGAGGTATTCGCCGCCAACGATCCAGGAGAGCGACGCGCACCCGATCTCGGGCCAAGCGAGGCGGCTCGTTCGATCGACTGGGTATACAAGCACCGCGACCGCCTGACGTTTGTGCTGGATGTGGATCGGACGACCGCTCCCGCCGACGCCCTGGATCTTGATGAGGCCCGCAACCTGCTTGCGGAGCCGGCGTGACCCGGTTGACTGGTTCCGAGCAGGAGCCGCCACTGGGTCTGCGCGAGTTCCGGCAAATCCGTGGCTTGCTCAACGCGCGCTTTGGGCTGCAGCTGGAGTACGGCACACGCACCGGCTTCCAGCGCAGACTGCGAGACCGACTATTGGCGCTGGGGCTAGGCGGTTTCAGCGAGTACTGTCGTTACCTGACGGGGAGCAACGGGCGAGATACCGAGCTCGAGCAGGTTGTCGACCTGCTCGCCAACGGCGAGACCTATTTCTTTCGGGAGGCTAGCCAGCTGCGAGCCTTTCAAACGGAAGTGCTGCCGGCCGTACGAGCGGCGACGTCGCCCCGGCGCCGGCTTTCGATCTGGAGCGCCGGCTGTTCGACCGGCGAGGAGGTCTACACGCTCGCGATGCTGATCGTGGAATCGGGCCTGTTCGCATCATGGGACGTGTGCGTCCACGGGACCGACATCTCGCCACGTGCCATCCGTACCGCTCGCGGGGCCTGCTACCGTGAGCCCAGTTTTCGCAGCCTGCCCAGGCGCTACCTGCGCTACTTCGTGCAAGGCGATGCCGGCAGGCTGGTGCATCCGAGCCTGCGAGCACTGTGCTGTTTCGACCAGTTGAACAACCTTGACGCGGAGAAGGCTGCGTTGTTGGTCGATCAGGCCGATGTCGTATTCTGTCGCAACGTGCTGATCTACCTGGATCGGACGGCGCGCGGCCGCCTGCTGCGCGCACTGTACGAGCGGCTTCGGCCGGGCGGCTACCTGCTGCTGGGTCACAGCGAGTCGCTCCTGCGCGTGACCACCCCCTTCGAGCTGGTCGATCTCGCCGGCCACCTGGGCTACCGCAGGCCCGACCAGCCTCGGGCATGGAATACAGGACACTGGACCTAGCACGGCGCAAAAATGTGCGACTCACGCTCTTGCGCGCCGACTGCGTGGCTGACACCCTATCGGTGTCCTGAAAGGAATGCGGCTGCCGTTTGTCGGCCCTCGTGCCCGTCTGCGCTGACCCCCTACACCGACCTCCCACACTGTACGTGTGCCACGTTCCCCCGACCCCGGGGCAGCGGGTGTGACCTTGAGTGACGATAGTCCAAGCAACAAGTCGAGGTCGACGGAGCGTCAGTCTCCCGGCACGCTGGAGCGTGAAGCCTTTGTCCGTACGTTCCTGCGACGCGGCGTGGAGTTTACCGCGGACTTCGTGCGCGAGTACCAAGCACTGAAGGACCAAAACGCTCGGCTGCGCCAGGACAACGCCGAGCTTCGCGCGCAGATGGCAAGCGATGACGTGCTCCGGGACCTCGCTGCACGTCTGGAAGGCATCGAGCAGGAACGGCAGCGGCTCGTGGCCCGCTCCAGGCAGCTCGAGCAGAGCAACCGCGAACATGAAGGACGCCATGCACAGGTCGAGCGCGAGCTCGACGACATGGCCAATCTGTACGTGGCGAGCTTCCAGCTGCACTCGTCGCTGACAGTGCCTCGGGTCGTGCAGCACCTGTGCGAGCTGCTCGAGCAGTTCATCGGAGCCAAGGGCTACGTGCTTTATCTGCTCGACCGCGAGGGGCGGCAAGCCCGTCCGGTCCATGCTCGTGGGCTGGCCATCGCGCAGATCCAAGCCGAGGTCCTGGGCGACGGTGCCATCGGCGAGGCGTGCATTACGGGGCTTGCGTGGATGGTGGATCAACCTGCCCGAGGCGGAAGT is a genomic window containing:
- a CDS encoding protein-glutamate O-methyltransferase CheR translates to MTRLTGSEQEPPLGLREFRQIRGLLNARFGLQLEYGTRTGFQRRLRDRLLALGLGGFSEYCRYLTGSNGRDTELEQVVDLLANGETYFFREASQLRAFQTEVLPAVRAATSPRRRLSIWSAGCSTGEEVYTLAMLIVESGLFASWDVCVHGTDISPRAIRTARGACYREPSFRSLPRRYLRYFVQGDAGRLVHPSLRALCCFDQLNNLDAEKAALLVDQADVVFCRNVLIYLDRTARGRLLRALYERLRPGGYLLLGHSESLLRVTTPFELVDLAGHLGYRRPDQPRAWNTGHWT
- a CDS encoding GAF domain-containing protein codes for the protein MSDDSPSNKSRSTERQSPGTLEREAFVRTFLRRGVEFTADFVREYQALKDQNARLRQDNAELRAQMASDDVLRDLAARLEGIEQERQRLVARSRQLEQSNREHEGRHAQVERELDDMANLYVASFQLHSSLTVPRVVQHLCELLEQFIGAKGYVLYLLDREGRQARPVHARGLAIAQIQAEVLGDGAIGEACITGLAWMVDQPARGGSPSSPLAIIPLGLEGKTIGALTVFQLLQQKQRWAPIDKELFELLAAHFSTALVAANLYRRVAGPLDALDGIAEVLAAARQTRENA
- a CDS encoding chemotaxis protein CheW — encoded protein: MGFYVGEVHYAIEIACVSEIIRPMGVVRLPQASQEILGVVDHRGHVVPIVDLRRRFGMSSPDELQRAHWIVVKVREGLVGLAVDSVSEVFAANDPGERRAPDLGPSEAARSIDWVYKHRDRLTFVLDVDRTTAPADALDLDEARNLLAEPA
- a CDS encoding chemotaxis protein CheW, coding for MSDSLSRASTPPAKNSGHPLLPAGDTIREFLAFSVGSENYALPLSAVREIMAVPPITEVPRAPAAVMGIVSVRGRVTTVLDARRRLSMGPTKLSSMSRLLLVACGQETMGLVVDRILQVFRLSEDQVEHSAKIGSDTADHIVGVGRAASRPSPLGTQGRRPLVQAPDEEDLLLLILLDPDLLIRD